From Pedobacter indicus, a single genomic window includes:
- a CDS encoding DNA methyltransferase → MTQELFSNEEQHTNGPVTVLGKTFANDEERRSYFREELRKKLPELKEIDGFPIGEEEDIINLSDPPFYTACPNPWINDFIAEWEEEKKQLEKEGKRVPNFEVTEPYAADVSEGKNNPIYTAHTYHTKVPHPAIMRYIMHYTQPGDIIYDGFAGTGMTGVAAAMCENPESDIKAKIEKDNNNVIWGQRKAICSDLSPYASMISYNYNSPLDLIEANHFLDKLESDMITSCQWLYKTKHINNDLGTINYIVWSDVFLCVDCNKELVFWNEALSFEEKKVIDNFNCPHCNAVNNQKKSEKVWETKFDSIVNDTIKIAKNVPVYIVYSYNNKRFTKSPDDYDLELINQIENYKLKTWAPTYKIPKGYNTDQPIRSHGISFVHLFYTKRNLIALSILNDYINRSKYSSKFKFILTGMINRSTKMNRIHVKNFFFGGGGWNAGHLKGTLYIPALPIETSILEQISDKIKSYKTVLQKLSNRYNNLVSVASATKSTIKNNSIDYIFTDPPFGANIMYSELNILPESWLKVLTSNEKEAIENKIQGKNTFDYQRLMTESFNEYYRVLKPGKWMTVEFSNTSAAVWNSIQNALLTAGFVISNVAGIDKKQGGIRSITTATAVRQDLAITCYKPSSEFDTKFQESQHSPMGVWDFVEEHLSHLPIHLVKENATTAVVERSAKILLDRLIAFYVQRSLPVPIDAGKFQEGLKERFVERDGMYFTQEQVEEYERKKAEVPEFIQMSLFVGSEQDAVYWLRQLLEKEHRTEQDLHPLWMREVAGNMRKGDTLPEMRQILEENFLKDESGKWYVPDAENEADLEKLRNKRLLKIFEDYKAEAAKPKGKLKEVRVEALRVGFKQCYQDKDFKTIVNVGDRIPNNLLMEDEVLLQFYDIASAKI, encoded by the coding sequence ATGACCCAAGAACTATTCTCAAACGAAGAACAACATACCAATGGTCCAGTAACGGTCTTAGGTAAAACATTTGCCAACGATGAAGAAAGACGTTCGTATTTCCGTGAGGAGTTACGCAAAAAATTACCAGAACTAAAAGAGATAGATGGCTTCCCAATTGGGGAAGAGGAAGACATCATCAACCTATCCGATCCTCCATTTTATACGGCTTGCCCCAATCCTTGGATCAACGATTTTATTGCAGAATGGGAAGAGGAGAAAAAACAATTAGAAAAAGAAGGTAAACGTGTGCCTAATTTTGAAGTAACTGAACCCTATGCTGCGGATGTAAGTGAAGGGAAAAATAATCCTATATATACTGCACATACTTATCATACAAAAGTGCCACATCCCGCCATTATGCGTTATATTATGCATTATACTCAACCTGGTGATATCATCTATGATGGTTTTGCAGGTACAGGGATGACTGGTGTAGCTGCTGCAATGTGTGAAAATCCTGAATCAGATATCAAGGCTAAAATAGAAAAGGATAATAATAATGTTATTTGGGGACAGAGAAAAGCTATATGCTCTGATTTATCACCTTATGCTTCAATGATTAGCTATAATTATAATTCACCTTTAGATTTAATTGAGGCAAATCATTTTCTAGATAAATTAGAAAGTGACATGATAACATCTTGTCAATGGCTTTATAAAACTAAGCATATTAATAACGATCTTGGTACGATAAATTATATTGTTTGGAGTGATGTTTTTTTATGTGTTGATTGTAATAAAGAATTGGTCTTCTGGAACGAAGCACTTAGTTTTGAGGAGAAGAAAGTAATAGATAATTTTAATTGTCCCCATTGTAATGCAGTTAATAATCAAAAGAAATCAGAAAAAGTTTGGGAAACTAAGTTCGATTCTATTGTTAATGATACAATTAAAATTGCCAAAAATGTTCCAGTATATATAGTTTACAGTTATAACAATAAGAGGTTTACAAAATCTCCAGATGATTATGATTTAGAATTAATTAATCAAATTGAAAATTATAAATTAAAAACCTGGGCTCCAACATATAAAATTCCAAAAGGTTATAATACTGATCAACCTATTAGATCACATGGTATTAGTTTTGTTCATTTATTCTATACTAAAAGAAACTTGATTGCTCTTTCCATTTTAAATGATTATATAAATCGTTCAAAATACTCGAGTAAGTTTAAATTCATTTTAACGGGAATGATCAATAGGTCAACAAAAATGAACAGAATTCATGTAAAAAACTTCTTCTTTGGCGGAGGTGGTTGGAATGCAGGTCATTTAAAGGGGACTCTTTATATACCAGCATTACCAATTGAAACATCCATATTAGAGCAAATCAGTGATAAAATTAAAAGTTATAAAACTGTTCTGCAGAAACTATCAAATAGATACAATAATTTAGTATCGGTTGCTTCAGCAACAAAATCAACAATTAAAAATAATTCAATAGATTATATTTTTACTGATCCTCCTTTTGGTGCAAATATCATGTATTCAGAGTTGAATATTTTACCTGAATCGTGGCTTAAGGTTTTAACATCAAATGAGAAAGAAGCTATTGAAAATAAAATTCAAGGTAAAAATACATTTGATTACCAAAGATTAATGACTGAAAGCTTTAATGAGTATTATAGAGTATTAAAACCCGGGAAATGGATGACGGTTGAATTCTCAAATACTTCTGCAGCAGTATGGAATAGCATTCAAAATGCCCTATTAACGGCAGGATTTGTTATTAGTAATGTTGCAGGTATAGACAAAAAGCAAGGTGGTATTCGTTCAATAACTACAGCAACAGCTGTTCGCCAAGATTTAGCCATTACATGTTATAAACCTTCTTCTGAGTTCGATACCAAATTTCAAGAATCGCAACATTCACCAATGGGCGTATGGGATTTTGTAGAAGAGCATTTATCACATTTACCAATCCATTTAGTGAAAGAAAATGCGACTACAGCAGTAGTAGAGCGTAGTGCTAAAATTTTATTGGACCGTTTAATTGCCTTTTATGTACAACGTTCACTTCCTGTGCCTATCGATGCAGGTAAATTTCAAGAAGGTTTAAAAGAGCGTTTTGTAGAGCGCGATGGCATGTACTTTACCCAAGAGCAAGTAGAAGAATACGAGCGCAAGAAAGCAGAAGTTCCAGAGTTTATACAAATGAGTTTATTTGTCGGTTCAGAACAAGATGCCGTTTATTGGTTACGCCAATTATTGGAAAAAGAACATAGAACAGAACAAGACTTACATCCATTATGGATGCGCGAAGTAGCAGGTAACATGCGCAAAGGAGATACTTTACCAGAGATGCGCCAAATATTAGAAGAAAACTTCTTAAAAGACGAGTCTGGGAAATGGTATGTGCCGGATGCAGAAAACGAAGCCGATTTAGAAAAACTAAGAAACAAACGTTTATTAAAAATATTCGAAGACTATAAAGCCGAAGCAGCAAAACCAAAAGGTAAGCTAAAAGAAGTACGTGTAGAAGCCCTACGTGTAGGTTTCAAACAATGCTACCAAGACAAAGATTTTAAAACAATTGTAAACGTAGGCGATCGTATTCCAAATAACTTATTAATGGAAGACGAAGTCTTATTGCAATTCTATGATATTGCTTCTGCAAAAATCTAA